The following are encoded in a window of Arvicanthis niloticus isolate mArvNil1 chromosome 1, mArvNil1.pat.X, whole genome shotgun sequence genomic DNA:
- the Golga7b gene encoding golgin subfamily A member 7B isoform X3 gives MATEVHNLQELRRSASLATKVFIQRDYSDGTICQFQTKFPPELDSRIERQLFEETVKTLNGFYAEAEKIGGSSYLEGCLACATAYFIFLCMETHYEKVLKKISRYIQEQNEKVFAPRGLLLTDPVERGMRVIEISIYEDRCSSGSSSSGSSSGSGSSSAGGGGAGAR, from the exons GTCCACAATCTTCAGGAGCTCAGGCGAAGCGCTTCACTGGCCACCAAGGTCTTTATTCAGAGAGACTACAGTGACGGCACCATCTGTCAGTTCCAGACCAAATTCCCGCCAGAGCTGGATAGCCGG attgAGCGGCAACTCTTTGAGGAGACTGTGAAGACCCTCAATGGTTTTTATGCGGAGGCGGAGAAGATCGGGGGCAGCTCCTACCTGGAGGGCTGCCTGGCCTGCGCCACAGCCTACTTCATCTTCCTCTGCATGGAGACCCACTATGAGAAG GTCCTCAAGAAGATTTCCCGTTACATCCAGGAGCAGAACGAGAAGGTCTTTGCCCCCCGAGGGCTTCTGCTCACGGACCCTGTGGAACGTGGGATGAGGGTT ATCGAGATCTCCATCTATGAGGACCGGTGCAGCAGTGGTAGTTCCAGTagcggcagcagcagcggcagcggcagcagcagtgctggcgggggaggggcgggggccCGGTGA
- the Golga7b gene encoding golgin subfamily A member 7B isoform X1 → MRKKSGLVSLPPEVTAPGELLTHDAADIWKKGLARYPHSMPTAELKVSLNFWSVAAHWVSPVLLLPAFVVPPYFQPSWNTAKEKRSKGLWKILCSASGIPACGMTSIPSATAVIPLDLLMLLGIVCLLMLHKVHNLQELRRSASLATKVFIQRDYSDGTICQFQTKFPPELDSRIERQLFEETVKTLNGFYAEAEKIGGSSYLEGCLACATAYFIFLCMETHYEKVLKKISRYIQEQNEKVFAPRGLLLTDPVERGMRVIEISIYEDRCSSGSSSSGSSSGSGSSSAGGGGAGAR, encoded by the exons GGACTTGTGTCTCTACCCCCAGAGGTTACTGCTCCAGGAGAGCTCCTTACGCATGATGCAGCTGACATATGGAAGAAAGGATTGGCTCGGTACCCACACAGCATGCCAACAGCAGAGCTGAAAGTTTCTTTGAATTTTTGGAGTGTAGCAGCACACTGGGTCTCCCCAGTTCTGCTGCTGCCGGCTTTTGTGGTGCCTCCCTATTTCCAGCCTAGCTGGAACACTGCCAAAGAGAAGAGGAGCAAAGGCCTGTGGAAGATTCTGTGCAGTGCCTCTGGGATCCCGGCGTGTGGCATGACATCAATACCAAGTGCTACTGCCGTAATTCCACTGGATCTCCTGATGTTGCTGGGCATTGTTTGCCTGCTGATGTTACACAAG GTCCACAATCTTCAGGAGCTCAGGCGAAGCGCTTCACTGGCCACCAAGGTCTTTATTCAGAGAGACTACAGTGACGGCACCATCTGTCAGTTCCAGACCAAATTCCCGCCAGAGCTGGATAGCCGG attgAGCGGCAACTCTTTGAGGAGACTGTGAAGACCCTCAATGGTTTTTATGCGGAGGCGGAGAAGATCGGGGGCAGCTCCTACCTGGAGGGCTGCCTGGCCTGCGCCACAGCCTACTTCATCTTCCTCTGCATGGAGACCCACTATGAGAAG GTCCTCAAGAAGATTTCCCGTTACATCCAGGAGCAGAACGAGAAGGTCTTTGCCCCCCGAGGGCTTCTGCTCACGGACCCTGTGGAACGTGGGATGAGGGTT ATCGAGATCTCCATCTATGAGGACCGGTGCAGCAGTGGTAGTTCCAGTagcggcagcagcagcggcagcggcagcagcagtgctggcgggggaggggcgggggccCGGTGA